From Roseisolibacter agri, a single genomic window includes:
- a CDS encoding RecQ family ATP-dependent DNA helicase: MSQQVTTPTLDDARALLRARFGYPEFRPGQERAVRAVLEGRDTLVILPTGGGKSLCYQVPALLLPGLTVVVSPLISLMKDQVDALTARGLPAAFINSTLTTAQAQERFTRAARGELKLLYVAPERFDFGNTADRLREMGVALLAVDEAHCISEWGHDFRPSYLRMRRVREALGDPVTIALTATATPEVRRDIAAQLGLHEPETVITGFDRTNLHYHVVPVKGDREKDAALADVLARNDGQAIVYASTRKSVERVTEVLTRAKIPTVAYHAGLDDAHRHEVQDSFMNEDVRAIVATNAFGMGIDKPNVRLVVHHAMPGSLEAYYQEAGRAGRDGLPSEVFLLHSFPDRFTHEFFIKGAYPERQLVEQVFERLRRDADRSGLVQYGAEDLAVALPGKVSAREVESALRVMSQADLIRTESESPSRVHVRLLATPDRIKRELGSDPMALELLRALWRIAGKQLESGAIVDLDALPPGMGGGQGALPVLEALQARQFVVVERAGGGTRLTDPRRALADAPIDWNGLERRRRAELSKVDAMQRYAYHTGCRRHFVLRYFGDPAARNQCSGCDNCLGIKHTVTAPALPTAVPKPGGGRSRARSGGGASAPAPSQEMVLGPEEAALFAALKAVRGELARAEQVPAYVVFPDRTLAELAVRRPRTLSAMGEVRGVGPAKLEKYGARFLTALREAEGTEAA; this comes from the coding sequence ATGTCGCAGCAGGTGACGACGCCGACGCTCGACGACGCCCGCGCGCTGCTGCGGGCGCGCTTCGGCTATCCGGAGTTCCGCCCCGGACAGGAGCGCGCCGTGCGCGCCGTGCTCGAGGGGCGGGACACGCTCGTCATCCTGCCCACCGGCGGCGGCAAGTCGCTCTGCTACCAGGTGCCGGCGCTGCTGCTGCCGGGCCTCACGGTCGTCGTGTCGCCGCTCATCTCGCTGATGAAGGACCAGGTCGACGCGCTCACCGCGCGCGGCCTGCCGGCGGCGTTCATCAACAGCACGCTCACGACCGCGCAGGCGCAGGAGCGCTTCACGCGCGCGGCACGCGGAGAGCTGAAGCTGCTCTACGTCGCGCCCGAGCGCTTCGACTTCGGCAACACGGCCGATCGGCTGCGCGAGATGGGCGTGGCGCTGCTGGCGGTGGACGAGGCGCACTGCATCAGCGAGTGGGGGCACGACTTCCGGCCCTCCTACCTGCGCATGCGGCGCGTGCGCGAGGCGCTCGGCGATCCGGTGACGATCGCGCTCACCGCGACGGCCACGCCCGAGGTCCGCCGCGACATCGCCGCGCAGCTCGGCCTGCACGAGCCCGAGACGGTCATCACGGGCTTCGACCGCACGAACCTGCACTACCACGTGGTGCCGGTGAAGGGCGACCGCGAGAAGGACGCGGCGCTCGCGGACGTGCTCGCGCGCAACGACGGCCAGGCGATCGTCTACGCGTCCACGCGCAAGTCGGTGGAGCGCGTGACCGAGGTGCTGACGCGCGCGAAGATCCCGACGGTGGCGTATCACGCGGGCCTCGACGACGCGCACCGCCACGAGGTGCAGGACTCGTTCATGAACGAGGACGTGCGCGCCATCGTGGCGACCAACGCGTTCGGCATGGGCATCGACAAGCCCAACGTGCGCCTCGTCGTGCACCACGCGATGCCCGGCTCGCTGGAGGCGTACTACCAGGAGGCGGGACGCGCGGGCCGCGATGGCCTGCCGTCCGAGGTCTTCCTGCTGCACTCGTTCCCCGACCGCTTCACGCACGAGTTCTTCATCAAGGGCGCGTATCCGGAGCGGCAGCTGGTCGAGCAGGTGTTCGAGCGCCTGCGCCGCGACGCCGACCGCTCGGGCCTCGTGCAGTACGGCGCCGAGGATCTCGCGGTCGCGCTGCCGGGGAAGGTGAGCGCGCGCGAGGTCGAGAGCGCGCTGCGCGTGATGTCGCAGGCGGACCTCATCCGCACCGAGTCGGAGTCGCCGTCGCGCGTGCACGTGCGCCTGCTGGCGACGCCCGACCGCATCAAGCGGGAGCTCGGCAGCGACCCGATGGCGCTCGAGCTCCTGCGCGCGCTCTGGCGCATCGCGGGCAAGCAGCTGGAGTCGGGAGCGATCGTCGACCTCGACGCGCTGCCGCCGGGCATGGGCGGCGGGCAGGGGGCGCTTCCGGTGCTCGAGGCGCTGCAGGCGCGCCAGTTCGTGGTCGTGGAGCGGGCGGGCGGCGGCACGCGCCTCACCGATCCACGGCGCGCGCTCGCCGACGCGCCCATCGACTGGAACGGGTTGGAGCGCCGGCGCCGGGCCGAGCTCTCGAAGGTCGACGCGATGCAGCGGTACGCGTACCACACGGGGTGCCGCCGGCACTTCGTGCTGCGCTACTTCGGCGATCCGGCCGCGCGCAACCAGTGCTCGGGGTGTGACAACTGCCTCGGCATCAAGCACACGGTGACGGCGCCCGCGCTGCCGACCGCGGTGCCCAAGCCGGGTGGCGGCCGCTCGCGCGCGCGCTCGGGTGGTGGCGCCAGCGCGCCCGCCCCGTCGCAGGAGATGGTGCTCGGCCCCGAGGAGGCAGCGCTCTTCGCGGCGCTGAAGGCCGTGCGCGGCGAGCTGGCGCGCGCGGAGCAGGTGCCCGCGTACGTCGTGTTCCCCGATCGCACGCTGGCGGAGCTGGCGGTGCGGCGGCCGCGCACGCTCTCCGCCATGGGCGAGGTGCGTGGCGTGGGCCCGGCGAAGCTGGAGAAGTACGGCGCCCGCTTCCTGACGGCGCTCCGCGAGGCCGAGGGCACCGAGGCGGCCTGA
- a CDS encoding U32 family peptidase, whose product MSTRQVPELLAPAGTLEAVRAAVANGADAVYLGASRFNARDEGAQLSLDELEQACAIAHAKGARVYLTFNVLIKPDELADALTYLGECMDRGIDAAIVQDLGIVRLIQQVYPTLEIHGSTQMTVHDVSGALVMRELGVERVVLARENTLDDVRAIRDAVPDLGLETFVHGALCISYSGQCFMSGMISERSANRGSCAQSCRKDYVLTDVLQGQELDRGYLISTKDLAAHDHLPALAELGVGCLKIEGRKKKPEYVATVTKGYREWLDQIERGSWAPPTDAEVQPLVQIYSRGFTGGMYGGRQGREYITRTQPDNAGVELGVVVGREGADLLIEVREPLAVGDGVGFEPPVGTPGTSTGFTVTAARTLATRAGMTRQAIAARGRVPLGWRVVRTSHAALLERARASFAAMPDGSKARRTRVDVRLFGHGGGPLKAVFRAGEDEVTVRSDVPLAQASKRALDVPQLREQLGRMGGTPFSLGALDIAGLGVGLFLPVSELNRLRQEATDELLLRRDWAHQAVVAEREERIAAAIGRARTASEVPARVAPVADASEWSGIEPAEAVTLNAGGVVAAELAAPVAPFALRASVYSLEDALLAAEGGATEVVFDPFLRHPAPPVARVRAAQEQLAARGVALRLRTPTIVRPEERRAVQKWLDLGLPLLTGHTGLMMEFGRAGRDVVADYAVNCFNQHTAAELFRLGARRLTLSVELTADEMAQVVAPWDGDGFDAFVYGRPEGMTIEHCVLSAAFDREPTTCRDLCVKKHTNVQLTDPAGYTFPVATDSACRNRLLHSRPVEGAEYLPRLWRSGIRGFQLVFNVPGDPIREIVGGYRAALDALAGGLRPDVAAVRAVVGSAFTRGHFARAV is encoded by the coding sequence ATGAGCACCCGTCAGGTTCCCGAGCTCCTCGCCCCGGCCGGTACGCTGGAGGCCGTCCGCGCTGCCGTCGCGAACGGCGCCGACGCCGTGTACCTGGGCGCCTCGCGCTTCAACGCCCGCGACGAGGGCGCCCAGCTCTCGCTCGACGAGCTCGAGCAGGCGTGCGCCATCGCGCACGCGAAGGGCGCGCGCGTCTACCTGACGTTCAACGTCCTCATCAAGCCGGACGAGCTGGCCGACGCGCTGACCTACCTGGGCGAGTGCATGGACCGCGGCATCGACGCGGCCATCGTCCAGGACCTGGGGATCGTGCGCCTCATCCAGCAGGTCTACCCGACGCTGGAGATCCACGGCTCGACGCAGATGACCGTGCACGACGTCAGCGGCGCGCTCGTGATGCGCGAGCTGGGCGTCGAGCGCGTCGTGCTGGCGCGCGAGAACACGCTCGACGACGTCCGCGCGATCCGCGACGCGGTCCCGGACCTCGGCCTCGAGACGTTCGTGCACGGCGCGCTCTGCATCTCGTACTCCGGGCAGTGCTTCATGTCCGGCATGATCTCCGAGCGCTCGGCCAACCGCGGCTCGTGCGCGCAGAGCTGCCGCAAGGACTACGTCCTCACGGACGTGCTCCAGGGGCAGGAGCTCGATCGCGGCTACCTCATCTCGACCAAGGACCTCGCCGCGCACGACCACCTGCCCGCGCTGGCGGAGCTGGGCGTCGGCTGCCTCAAGATCGAGGGGCGCAAGAAGAAGCCCGAGTACGTCGCCACGGTCACGAAGGGCTACCGCGAGTGGCTCGACCAGATCGAGCGCGGGAGCTGGGCGCCGCCGACGGACGCCGAGGTGCAGCCGCTGGTGCAGATCTACAGCCGCGGGTTCACGGGCGGCATGTACGGCGGCCGGCAGGGGCGCGAGTACATCACGCGCACGCAGCCCGACAACGCCGGCGTCGAGCTGGGCGTGGTCGTCGGCCGCGAGGGCGCGGACCTGCTGATCGAGGTCCGCGAGCCGCTGGCCGTGGGCGACGGCGTCGGCTTCGAGCCGCCGGTCGGCACGCCGGGCACGAGCACCGGCTTCACCGTCACGGCGGCGCGTACGCTGGCGACGCGCGCCGGCATGACGCGTCAGGCCATCGCCGCCCGCGGTCGCGTGCCGCTGGGCTGGCGCGTGGTGCGCACGTCGCACGCGGCCCTGCTGGAGCGCGCCCGCGCGAGCTTCGCCGCGATGCCGGACGGCAGCAAGGCGCGCCGGACGCGCGTCGACGTGCGCCTGTTCGGCCACGGGGGCGGCCCGCTGAAGGCCGTCTTCCGCGCGGGCGAGGACGAGGTCACGGTGCGCAGCGACGTGCCGCTGGCGCAGGCCTCCAAGCGCGCGCTGGACGTCCCGCAGCTTCGCGAGCAGCTCGGGCGCATGGGCGGGACGCCGTTCTCGCTCGGCGCGCTCGACATCGCGGGGCTGGGCGTCGGCCTCTTCCTGCCCGTGAGCGAGCTGAATCGCCTGCGGCAGGAGGCGACCGACGAGCTGCTGCTGCGCCGCGACTGGGCGCACCAGGCCGTCGTGGCCGAGCGCGAGGAGCGCATCGCCGCGGCGATCGGGCGCGCGCGGACGGCGAGCGAGGTGCCGGCGCGCGTCGCGCCGGTCGCCGACGCGTCGGAATGGTCGGGGATCGAGCCGGCGGAGGCCGTAACCCTGAACGCGGGGGGCGTCGTTGCGGCCGAGCTTGCTGCGCCGGTCGCGCCGTTCGCGCTGCGGGCGTCGGTCTACTCGCTCGAGGACGCCCTCCTGGCAGCCGAGGGCGGCGCGACGGAGGTCGTGTTCGATCCGTTCCTGCGGCACCCCGCGCCGCCGGTCGCGCGCGTGCGCGCGGCGCAGGAGCAGCTGGCCGCGCGCGGCGTCGCGCTGCGGCTCCGCACGCCCACCATCGTGCGCCCCGAGGAGCGCCGCGCGGTCCAGAAGTGGCTCGACCTGGGCCTGCCGCTGCTGACGGGGCACACGGGGCTGATGATGGAGTTCGGCCGCGCGGGCCGCGACGTCGTCGCCGACTATGCGGTGAACTGCTTCAACCAGCACACGGCCGCGGAGCTGTTCCGCCTGGGCGCCCGCCGGCTCACCCTCTCGGTCGAGCTGACCGCCGACGAGATGGCGCAGGTGGTCGCGCCGTGGGACGGCGACGGCTTCGACGCGTTCGTCTACGGCCGCCCCGAGGGGATGACGATCGAGCACTGCGTCCTCTCCGCCGCGTTCGACCGCGAGCCGACGACGTGCCGCGACCTGTGCGTGAAGAAGCACACCAACGTGCAGCTCACCGATCCGGCCGGCTACACCTTCCCGGTCGCGACCGACTCGGCCTGCCGCAACCGGCTGCTGCACTCGCGGCCGGTCGAGGGCGCGGAGTACCTGCCGCGGCTGTGGCGCTCGGGGATCCGCGGCTTCCAGCTCGTGTTCAACGTGCCGGGCGACCCGATCCGCGAGATCGTCGGCGGCTACCGCGCGGCGCTCGACGCGCTCGCCGGCGGGCTGCGCCCCGACGTGGCCGCGGTGCGCGCCGTGGTCGGGTCCGCGTTCACGCGCGGCCACTTCGCGCGCGCCGTCTGA